In a single window of the Fusarium falciforme chromosome 3, complete sequence genome:
- a CDS encoding SnoaL-like domain-containing protein, whose protein sequence is MASLTANLRLSDREAIPDALYRSIFGLDSNDKTIFESAWHQDAEFIFDGTPPIQGLAAILDTTFQYIGVGLDTTHMVSNVRIDLKHGADTAKMTAHALAQHYRKDEGRKPGAPRFLTGNMYWIDLIKDKSDGLWKMTKFDMKVIWSEGDASIIGQ, encoded by the coding sequence ATGGCTAGCCTCACTGCAAACCTCCGTCTTTCAGACCGTGAAGCCATCCCCGATGCCCTCTATCGCAGTATTTTCGGCCTTGATTCCAATGATAAGACTATCTTTGAATCAGCCTGGCACCAAGACGCCGAATTCATCTTTGACGGAACACCCCCAATCCAGGGGCTTGCCGCCATCCTGGACACCACCTTCCAGTACATTGGCGTCGGGCTCGACACAACGCACATGGTGAGCAACGTCCGAATCGACCTGAAGCATGGTGCAGACACTGCAAAAATGACCGCCCATGCTTTGGCTCAGCACTATCGCAAGGATGAAGGGCGGAAGCCAGGGGCGCCGCGCTTCTTGACGGGCAACATGTACTGGATTGATCTGATCAAGGATAAAAGTGATGGGCTTTGGAAGATGACAAAGTTTGACATGAAGGTCATTTGGAGTGAGGGAGATGCATCGATTATTGGACAGTAA